In one window of Neofelis nebulosa isolate mNeoNeb1 chromosome 15, mNeoNeb1.pri, whole genome shotgun sequence DNA:
- the ZBTB37 gene encoding zinc finger and BTB domain-containing protein 37, producing the protein MEKGGNIQLEIPDFSNSVLSHLNQLRMQGRLCDIVVNVQGQAFRAHKVVLAASSPYFRDHMSLNEMSTVSISVIKNPTVFEQLLSFCYTGRICLQLADIISYLTAASFLQMQHIIDKCTQILEGIHFKINVAEVEAELSQTRTKHPERPPESHRVTPNLNRSLSPRHNTAKGNRRGQVSAVLDIRELSPPEESTSPQIIEQSSDVESREPILRINRAGQWYVETGVADRGARSDDEVRVLGAVHIKTENLEEWLGTENQPSGEDGSSAEEVTAMVIDTTGHGSVGQENYTLGSSGAKVARPTSSEIDRFSPSGSVVPLTERHRARSESPGRMDEPKQPSSQVEESAMMGVSGYVEYLREQEVSERWFRYNPRLTCIYCAKSFNQKGSLDRHMRLHMGITPFVCRMCGKKYTRKDQLEYHIRKHTGNKPFHCHVCGKSFPFQAILNQHFRKNHPGCIPLEGPHSISPETTVTSRGQAEEESPSQEETVAPGETAQGSVSTTGPD; encoded by the exons ATGGAGAAAGGTGGGAACATACAACTGGAGATCCCTGACTTCAGCAACTCTGTCCTGAGCCATCTAAACCAGCTGCGCATGCAGGGCCGTCTCTGTGATATTGTGGTCAACGTGCAGGGACAGGCTTTTCGGGCTCACAAAGTGGTCCTGGCTGCCAGTTCACCCTATTTCCGGGATCACATGTCCTTGAATGAGATGAGTACTGTCTCCATTTCAGTCATCAAGAACCCTACTGTTTTTGAGCAGCTCCTTTCTTTCTGTTATACGGGGCGGATATGCCTGCAACTGGCAGATATCATCAGCTACCTGACAGCTGCCAGTTTTCTGCAGATGCAGCATATTATAGACAAATGTACACAGATCCTGGAGGGGATTCACTTCAAAATTAATGTGGCAGAGGTTGAAGCAGAATTAAGTCAAACGAGGACAAAGCATCCAGAAAGGCCTCCGGAGTCTCACAGGGTGACACCGAATCTAAACCGTTCCCTTAGCCCACGACATAATACTGCAAAGGGAAACCGGCGAGGTCAGGTTAGTGCTGTGTTGGATATCAGGGAGCTCAGTCCTCCTGAGGAGTCCACCAGCCCTCAGATAATTGAACAGAGTTCTGATGTAGAGAGCCGGGAGCCCATTCTTCGAATCAACCGAGCAGGACAGTGGTACGTGGAGACGGGAGTAGCAGACCGGGGGGCCCGGAGTGATGATGAAGTTAGAGTTCTTGGGGCAGTCCACATCAAAACGGAAAACCTGGAGGAGTGGCTTGGGACTGAGAATCAGCCTTCCGGAGAAGACGGGAGTAGCGCCGAGGAAGTCACAGCCATGGTGATTGACACCACCGGCCATGGTTCTGTGGGGCAGGAAAATTACACTCTGGGATCTTCAGGAGCCAAGGTAGCTCGGCCAACAAGCAGTGAAATTGACAG ATTTAGCCCCTCCGGCAGTGTTGTTCCCTTGACGGAGAGACACAGAGCCAGAAGTGAGTCTCCTGGGAGAATGGATGAGCCTAAGCAGCCCAGCTCCCAG GTAGAAGAGTCCGCAATGATGGGAGTGAGTGGCTATGTGGAGTATCTCCGAGAGCAAGAAGTATCTGAGCGGTGGTTCCGGTACAACCCCCGTCTCACCTGCATCTACTGCGCCAAATCTTTCAATCAGAAGGGGAGCCTGGACCGCCACATGCGCCTGCACATGGGAATCACGCCATTCGTCTGCCGCATGTGTGGCAAGAAGTACACCCGGAAGGATCAGCTGGAGTATCATATCCGCAAGCACACAGGCAACAAGCCCTTCCACTGTCACGTATGTGGCAAAAGCTTCCCCTTCCAGGCCATCTTGAATCAGCACTTTCGCAAAAACCACCCTGGCTGTATTCCCCTGGAGGGGCCTCACAGCATCTCCCCTGAAACAACTGTCACATCTCGAGGACAAGCTGAGGAAGAGTCACCTTCACAAGAGGAGACGGTTGCTCCTGGGGAAACTGCCCAGGGCTCTGTGTCCACCACTGGGCCAGATTGA